A genomic stretch from Nocardia wallacei includes:
- a CDS encoding DUF3558 domain-containing protein, translating into MASWGKPMRGGIAILGLTAVLSGCNSSDGDSVGSSASPTPTIAAEVPAGFDACKDIPQSLLQSEQLIKPEVDSKDGNAGIKWRGCGWIQSDGYSATIDTTNITLDMVRANKEFTVAEELTIAGRPAVTSYLGGQDPHVDCAINVEMKGGSLEISIDNPRSRKKSGTQHSCDIAKTLAEGIAPAIAAGA; encoded by the coding sequence ATGGCGAGCTGGGGGAAACCAATGCGGGGCGGTATCGCGATCCTGGGCCTGACCGCCGTCCTGTCCGGATGCAATTCCAGCGACGGCGACTCGGTCGGTAGCTCCGCCTCGCCGACACCCACGATCGCAGCAGAGGTACCCGCAGGATTCGACGCCTGCAAGGACATCCCACAGTCGCTCCTGCAGTCGGAGCAGCTGATCAAGCCGGAAGTCGACAGCAAGGACGGCAACGCAGGTATCAAGTGGCGTGGGTGCGGGTGGATCCAATCCGACGGATACAGCGCCACGATCGACACCACCAACATTACGTTGGACATGGTCCGCGCCAACAAGGAATTCACCGTCGCCGAGGAGTTGACCATTGCTGGGCGTCCCGCGGTTACGTCCTATCTCGGCGGGCAGGATCCACATGTGGATTGTGCGATCAACGTCGAGATGAAAGGGGGGAGTCTCGAGATCAGCATCGATAACCCGAGATCACGCAAGAAATCTGGCACGCAGCACTCGTGTGATATTGCCAAGACGCTGGCGGAAGGAATCGCCCCGGCGATCGCAGCGGGAGCGTAA